The region AATAATTTTTGAAAATATTAATTTTTCATCATTAAGAAATATTTATTTAGATAATATTTATTTTTATGAGTAATCAATATTATGCTGTTTTTAAGCATAATTTTAACATACAAAATATATAAAACATAAAAAAAAATGAAAAAAACGAAATTTATAAATGCGAAAATAACTCTTTTATTGGGGTTGGGTTTTATACTTTTTACAAGTTGTGAAAGAGAGATTTCAGATCAAGCCCTTCCTGCAACATTTAACTCTTCAGGTGAAATATTTGGAGATGCTCCTTCTGGCTTAACAGACGATTTCTTTATTTCTTTCGATCCTGCGGGTGGCGCAAATACAGAAGGATTTGGAACGGATGAGACTATATTTTATGAAGGTACAAGTTCTATCAAAATAGCTGTACCAGCACCAAATGACCCAAATGGAGGTTTTATTGGTGGAATTTTTAGAGATAGAGGAGAGGGTAGAGATTTATCTGGTTATGATGCATTAACATTTTACGCCAAAGGTTCTACAACAGGTACCATTGGTCAAGTTGGTTTTGGAACAGATTTCTTAGACGGTCAATATCCTGTTACTCGTTCTAATATTCAATTAACAACAGATTGGAAAAAATATGTAATTCCAATACCAGATCCAAGCAAATTGACTCAAGAAAAAGGAATGTTTCTATTTGCAGCAGGTGGATTAGATATCATCGATAACGTTCCTAATGGAAATGAAATTGGTTGGACTTTTTGGTTAGACGAAATCAGATTCGAAAAATTAGGTACAATAGGTCAAGCAAGACCAATGATTTATAATGGTCAAGACGTGGCTGAAGATGTTTTTACAGGCTCTCAAATATTCTTAAATGATTTAAAAGAATCATTTCAGTTAGGTACAGGAGAAGTAGTTACTGTGAATCCTTCTTATAATTATTTTACATTCAGTTCTTCTGATTCTAATATCATAAACACAGATAATTTATTATTCGACCCATCAGGTAATCCCTATGTAGAAGTACTTGATGCAGGGAGTACTACTA is a window of Polaribacter litorisediminis DNA encoding:
- a CDS encoding glycosyl hydrolase family 16 → MKKTKFINAKITLLLGLGFILFTSCEREISDQALPATFNSSGEIFGDAPSGLTDDFFISFDPAGGANTEGFGTDETIFYEGTSSIKIAVPAPNDPNGGFIGGIFRDRGEGRDLSGYDALTFYAKGSTTGTIGQVGFGTDFLDGQYPVTRSNIQLTTDWKKYVIPIPDPSKLTQEKGMFLFAAGGLDIIDNVPNGNEIGWTFWLDEIRFEKLGTIGQARPMIYNGQDVAEDVFTGSQIFLNDLKESFQLGTGEVVTVNPSYNYFTFSSSDSNIINTDNLLFDPSGNPYVEVLDAGSTTISATLNNVAAEGSFTANSLGEFVTAPDPTRPQEDVISIFSDAYPGGVTNLNIAAYNDSNITISAPIANGNQYINYENLNFVGLGWDGTVNASQMTHLHVDVQITSSNAKNFIVEIIDFGPNNENNGFGGTDDSAGGFLVSSNQLIEGQWISLDIPLTSFTRSTGGGGGGRPNVSNIGHVGFVSLSLDSFLIDNVYFYK